A region from the Papaver somniferum cultivar HN1 unplaced genomic scaffold, ASM357369v1 unplaced-scaffold_22, whole genome shotgun sequence genome encodes:
- the LOC113340590 gene encoding basic 7S globulin-like, translating to MASTSSLIIHFLLLLLQFVFASFSNAQLPITSSKPAGIIFDLERDPSTLQYMIKINQGTPRADVKLVLDLGGIAPWLRCDKGTHESSSYHPVSCASPQCSLGNKQAVGTSELCNGTANSTCSIYTSNPVTHSVRKGELVSDLMTITSNPDSQATPVASPRRISFGCATAGSMLSGLAKGSKGVAGLGRSSSLSLVPQFAVAGRFSRIFSLELVENSQDNNHGNRIYFGGGPYIYSDWVQMDWWNRGLKYTPLLINPKSREEYFVDLRSISVHNRTVPINKKLLSINKKTGIGGTKIDIRIPYTTLETSIYKAFIKTHTEWAEAWNVKNGIWRDHLVNITRVAPVAPFTACYNASTLPRVLAFSADYFFGPSVSFIFPKNKWNIDLLDLVRVNDGVDCVGFVDGGSKPTTSIVIGARQIAFLEFDISRSRLGFVEPNLPEFD from the coding sequence ATGGCTTCTACTTCTTCTTTgattattcattttcttcttcttcttcttcagttcgtCTTTGCTTCTTTCTCCAATGCACAGCTACCCATTACTTCTTCTAAGCCTGCAGGTATAATCTTCGATCTTGAGAGAGATCCATCAACTCTCCAATATATGATCAAAATCAACCAAGGAACTCCTCGAGCTGACGTAAAACTAGTTCTTGATCTTGGAGGAATAGCACCTTGGCTTCGTTGTGATAAAGGAACCCACGAATCATCATCCTACCATCCAGTCAGTTGCGCGTCACCCCAATGTTCTCTAGGGAACAAACAAGCAGTTGGTACAAGTGAATTGTGCAATGGTACTGCTAACAGTACATGTAGTATTTACACAAGTAACCCGGTAACTCATTCTGTCAGAAAAGGTGAGCTCGTTTCAGATCTTATGACTATTACATCTAACCCTGACAGCCAAGCGACGCCAGTTGCTTCACCTCGTAGGATTTCGTTTGGTTGTGCGACTGCTGGTAGTATGTTGAGTGGACTTGCTAAAGGTTCTAAAGGAGTGGCTGGTCTTGGtcgttcatcttctctttcactagtTCCACAATTTGCAGTTGCAGGCCGATTCTCCCGCATATTTTCTCTGGAGTTGGTGGAGAACAGTCAAGATAATAATCACGGCAATAGGATCTATTTTGGGGGTGGACCTTACATTTATTCCGACTGGGTGCAGATGGATTGGTGGAATAGAGGGTTAAAATACACTCCACTCTTGATTAACCCCAAAAGTAGGGaagaatattttgtggatttaagATCCATCTCGGTGCACAACAGAACTGTACCAATAAACAAAAAGTTGTTGTCCATCAACAAGAAAACTGGTATTGGAGGAACAAAAATCGACATTCGAATTCCTTATACTACTTTGGAGACCTCAATCTACAAAGCCTTCATTAAGACTCATACTGAATGGGCTGAAGCATGGAACGTTAAGAATGGTATATGGAGGGATCATCTGGTGAACATTACAAGGGTTGCTCCGGTTGCACCTTTTACTGCCTGTTATAACGCGTCCACCCTGCCTCGTGTGTTAGCTTTTTCCGCTGATTACTTCTTTGGACCAAGTGTGTCGTTCATATTTCCTAAGAATAAATGGAACATTGATTTGTTGGATCTGGTAAGAGTTAATGATGGTGTTGACTGTGTGGGATTTGTCGATGGAGGTTCAAAGCCTACGACTTCCATCGTTATTGGTGCACGTCAGATAGCTTTCCTAGAGTTTGATATTTCTAGATCAAGATTAGGATTTGTGGAACCAAATCTTCCTGAATTTGATTAA